One segment of Rosa chinensis cultivar Old Blush chromosome 6, RchiOBHm-V2, whole genome shotgun sequence DNA contains the following:
- the LOC112170180 gene encoding type IV inositol polyphosphate 5-phosphatase 3 isoform X1: MPPQMKPNPKNQQQRKWAELCCLDWSCIQLFWPRVVMRKWLNISAKESDYSADTEDEDDWDPDSPTSQQGFDQRGRGSRFKDIKEDESEDDDDLDDLPRVRRRKSETFRTQYINTKELRICVGTWNVGGQTPPDDLDIDGWLDINDPADIYVIGLQEIVPLNAGNIFGAEDSRPVSKWENVIRETLDRFRPAGNKVKSFSDPPSPSKFRPSDDVPYTEEEILDESDSDIGNEVHPLDDEPKDFGVSNGTSVTSETVNADGPVSNFTDSTKPGMPIGEDLQRQHSSPKRLDRLYCLRPDNSPLDEDTSAVQHNGKLTKMLSGSERIGLNWPERPLNLLSQHLLERRNSFRPTKSFKSSKSFRTHNSFKLAANDMAPELALLGEIDLESLMKRERRSSYVRIVSKQMVGVFLTVWVRRSLRKHIQNLKVSTVGVGVMGYIGNKGSVSVSMSIYQTLFCFVCTHLTAGEREVDESKRNADVHEIHRRTHFHSFSGIGLPKSIHDHERIIWLGDLNYRINLSYEKTQDLISKKEWSQLAEKDQLARQLKKGRAFDGWSEGVLNFPPTYKYEMNSDKYYGEDPKGGRRTPAWCDRILSYGRGMRLLQYRRTEHKFSDHRPVTATYMAEVEVFSARRLQRALTFTDAEIENEEIATDMGIEVGMNNLKLEQGISDWDR; this comes from the exons ATGCCTCCACAGATGAAGCCCAACCCCAAGAATCAGCAACAG AGGAAATGGGCTGAACTGTGTTGTTTGGATTGGTCGTGCATACAGCTGTTCTGGCCCAGAGTTGTGATGCGCAAATGGCTCAACATCTCCGCCAAAGAGTCCGATTACAGCGCCGATACCGAAGACGAAGACGACTGGGATCCTGACTCCCCAACAAGCCAGCAAG GTTTTGATCAACGGGGAAGAGGATCAAGGTTTAAAGATATCAAAGAGGATGAGtctgaggatgatgatgacctTGATG ATCTTCCTAGAGTACGAAGACGAAAATCAGAGACCTTTAGAACACAGTATATAAATACAAAGGAACTCAG AATATGTGTTGGTACATGGAATGTTGGAGGACAGACTCCACCGGATGACCTGGATATTGATGGTTGGCTAGATATCAATGACCCAGCCGACATCTATGTAATTGG TCTTCAGGAGATCGTGCCACTCAATGCTGGGAATATATTTGGCGCTGAAGATAGCCGGCCAGTTAGTAAGTGGGAAAATGTCATTCGTGAAACGCTGGATAGATTTCGACCTGCCGGAAACAAGGTTAAATCCTTTAGTGATCCtccatcaccctcaaaatttaGGCCATCTGATGATGTCCCTTATACGGAAGAGGAGATATTAGATGAAAGTGATAGTGATATTGGCAATGAAGTGCATCCATTGGATGACGAACCCAAAGATTTTGGTGTCAGCAATGGTACATCAGTCACAAGCGAAACAGTGAATGCTGATGGTCCTGTTTCTAACTTTACTGATAGTACTAAACCGGGGATGCCAATTGGAGAGGATTTACAGAGGCAACATTCTTCTCCAAAGAGATTAGATAGGTTATATTGCCTTCGGCCAGATAATTCTCCATTAGATGAAGACACTTCTGCTGTCCAACATAATGGCAAGTTAACCAAAATGCTTAGTGGGTCTGAAAGAATTGGTTTGAACTGGCCGGAGCGTCCATTGAACTTGCTATCTCAGCACTTATTAGAGCGACGAAATTCCTTTAGACCAACGAAGTCTTTCAAGTCCTCAAAATCTTTCAGGACACACAATTCTTTCAAGTTAGCTGCAAATGACATGGCACCAGAATTAGCTTTGCTTGGAGAGATTGATCTTGAATCTCTCATGAAACGGGAACGAAGATCATCATATGTAAGGATAGTAAGTAAGCAGATGGTTGGGGTTTTCCTAACCGTATGGGTTCGTAGGAGCTTACGAAAACACATTCAGAACTTAAAGGTGTCAACTGTTGGTGTTGGTGTTATGGGATACATTGGTAACAAG GGATCTGTATCTGTGAGTATGTCCATATATCAGACGCTGTTTTGTTTCGTGTGCACTCACCTGACAGCAGGTGAAAGGGAGGTAGATGAATCAAAAAGAAATGCTGATGTGCATGAAATTCATCGGAGAACTCACTTTCATTCGTTTTCTGGTATTGGGCTTCCGAAAAGTATCCATGACCATGA AAGAATAATTTGGTTGGGTGATCTAAATTATCGTATCAACTTGTCATATGAGAAAACACAAGATCTTATCTCCAAAAAGGAGTGGTCCCAGTTGGCTGAGAAGGACCAG CTTGCACGACAATTGAAAAAAGGTCGTGCATTTGATGGATGGTCTGAGGGTGTTCTAAATTTCCCGCCAACGTATAAGTATGAGATGAATTCAGACAAGTATTATGGAGAGGATCCAAAGGGTGGAAGGCGGACTCCAGCATG GTGTGACCGCATTCTTTCATATGGCCGAGGAATGAGGTTACTGCAGTATAGAAGGACTGAACACAAATTTTCTGATCATCGACCAGTGACTGCTACTTATATGGCAGAGGTTGAGGTTTTTTCTGCTAGGAGGCTTCAGCGGGCCCTCACATTCACTGATGCAGAGATTGAAAATGAGGAAATTGCAACAGATATGGGTATTGAAGTTGGAATGAACAACTTAAAATTGGAACAG GGTATATCTGATTGGGATCGTTAA
- the LOC112170180 gene encoding type IV inositol polyphosphate 5-phosphatase 3 isoform X3, with protein MPPQMKPNPKNQQQLFWPRVVMRKWLNISAKESDYSADTEDEDDWDPDSPTSQQGFDQRGRGSRFKDIKEDESEDDDDLDDLPRVRRRKSETFRTQYINTKELRICVGTWNVGGQTPPDDLDIDGWLDINDPADIYVIGLQEIVPLNAGNIFGAEDSRPVSKWENVIRETLDRFRPAGNKVKSFSDPPSPSKFRPSDDVPYTEEEILDESDSDIGNEVHPLDDEPKDFGVSNGTSVTSETVNADGPVSNFTDSTKPGMPIGEDLQRQHSSPKRLDRLYCLRPDNSPLDEDTSAVQHNGKLTKMLSGSERIGLNWPERPLNLLSQHLLERRNSFRPTKSFKSSKSFRTHNSFKLAANDMAPELALLGEIDLESLMKRERRSSYVRIVSKQMVGVFLTVWVRRSLRKHIQNLKVSTVGVGVMGYIGNKGSVSVSMSIYQTLFCFVCTHLTAGEREVDESKRNADVHEIHRRTHFHSFSGIGLPKSIHDHERIIWLGDLNYRINLSYEKTQDLISKKEWSQLAEKDQLARQLKKGRAFDGWSEGVLNFPPTYKYEMNSDKYYGEDPKGGRRTPAWCDRILSYGRGMRLLQYRRTEHKFSDHRPVTATYMAEVEVFSARRLQRALTFTDAEIENEEIATDMGIEVGMNNLKLEQGISDWDR; from the exons ATGCCTCCACAGATGAAGCCCAACCCCAAGAATCAGCAACAG CTGTTCTGGCCCAGAGTTGTGATGCGCAAATGGCTCAACATCTCCGCCAAAGAGTCCGATTACAGCGCCGATACCGAAGACGAAGACGACTGGGATCCTGACTCCCCAACAAGCCAGCAAG GTTTTGATCAACGGGGAAGAGGATCAAGGTTTAAAGATATCAAAGAGGATGAGtctgaggatgatgatgacctTGATG ATCTTCCTAGAGTACGAAGACGAAAATCAGAGACCTTTAGAACACAGTATATAAATACAAAGGAACTCAG AATATGTGTTGGTACATGGAATGTTGGAGGACAGACTCCACCGGATGACCTGGATATTGATGGTTGGCTAGATATCAATGACCCAGCCGACATCTATGTAATTGG TCTTCAGGAGATCGTGCCACTCAATGCTGGGAATATATTTGGCGCTGAAGATAGCCGGCCAGTTAGTAAGTGGGAAAATGTCATTCGTGAAACGCTGGATAGATTTCGACCTGCCGGAAACAAGGTTAAATCCTTTAGTGATCCtccatcaccctcaaaatttaGGCCATCTGATGATGTCCCTTATACGGAAGAGGAGATATTAGATGAAAGTGATAGTGATATTGGCAATGAAGTGCATCCATTGGATGACGAACCCAAAGATTTTGGTGTCAGCAATGGTACATCAGTCACAAGCGAAACAGTGAATGCTGATGGTCCTGTTTCTAACTTTACTGATAGTACTAAACCGGGGATGCCAATTGGAGAGGATTTACAGAGGCAACATTCTTCTCCAAAGAGATTAGATAGGTTATATTGCCTTCGGCCAGATAATTCTCCATTAGATGAAGACACTTCTGCTGTCCAACATAATGGCAAGTTAACCAAAATGCTTAGTGGGTCTGAAAGAATTGGTTTGAACTGGCCGGAGCGTCCATTGAACTTGCTATCTCAGCACTTATTAGAGCGACGAAATTCCTTTAGACCAACGAAGTCTTTCAAGTCCTCAAAATCTTTCAGGACACACAATTCTTTCAAGTTAGCTGCAAATGACATGGCACCAGAATTAGCTTTGCTTGGAGAGATTGATCTTGAATCTCTCATGAAACGGGAACGAAGATCATCATATGTAAGGATAGTAAGTAAGCAGATGGTTGGGGTTTTCCTAACCGTATGGGTTCGTAGGAGCTTACGAAAACACATTCAGAACTTAAAGGTGTCAACTGTTGGTGTTGGTGTTATGGGATACATTGGTAACAAG GGATCTGTATCTGTGAGTATGTCCATATATCAGACGCTGTTTTGTTTCGTGTGCACTCACCTGACAGCAGGTGAAAGGGAGGTAGATGAATCAAAAAGAAATGCTGATGTGCATGAAATTCATCGGAGAACTCACTTTCATTCGTTTTCTGGTATTGGGCTTCCGAAAAGTATCCATGACCATGA AAGAATAATTTGGTTGGGTGATCTAAATTATCGTATCAACTTGTCATATGAGAAAACACAAGATCTTATCTCCAAAAAGGAGTGGTCCCAGTTGGCTGAGAAGGACCAG CTTGCACGACAATTGAAAAAAGGTCGTGCATTTGATGGATGGTCTGAGGGTGTTCTAAATTTCCCGCCAACGTATAAGTATGAGATGAATTCAGACAAGTATTATGGAGAGGATCCAAAGGGTGGAAGGCGGACTCCAGCATG GTGTGACCGCATTCTTTCATATGGCCGAGGAATGAGGTTACTGCAGTATAGAAGGACTGAACACAAATTTTCTGATCATCGACCAGTGACTGCTACTTATATGGCAGAGGTTGAGGTTTTTTCTGCTAGGAGGCTTCAGCGGGCCCTCACATTCACTGATGCAGAGATTGAAAATGAGGAAATTGCAACAGATATGGGTATTGAAGTTGGAATGAACAACTTAAAATTGGAACAG GGTATATCTGATTGGGATCGTTAA
- the LOC112170180 gene encoding type IV inositol polyphosphate 5-phosphatase 3 isoform X4 translates to MKPNPKNQQQLFWPRVVMRKWLNISAKESDYSADTEDEDDWDPDSPTSQQGFDQRGRGSRFKDIKEDESEDDDDLDDLPRVRRRKSETFRTQYINTKELRICVGTWNVGGQTPPDDLDIDGWLDINDPADIYVIGLQEIVPLNAGNIFGAEDSRPVSKWENVIRETLDRFRPAGNKVKSFSDPPSPSKFRPSDDVPYTEEEILDESDSDIGNEVHPLDDEPKDFGVSNGTSVTSETVNADGPVSNFTDSTKPGMPIGEDLQRQHSSPKRLDRLYCLRPDNSPLDEDTSAVQHNGKLTKMLSGSERIGLNWPERPLNLLSQHLLERRNSFRPTKSFKSSKSFRTHNSFKLAANDMAPELALLGEIDLESLMKRERRSSYVRIVSKQMVGVFLTVWVRRSLRKHIQNLKVSTVGVGVMGYIGNKGSVSVSMSIYQTLFCFVCTHLTAGEREVDESKRNADVHEIHRRTHFHSFSGIGLPKSIHDHERIIWLGDLNYRINLSYEKTQDLISKKEWSQLAEKDQLARQLKKGRAFDGWSEGVLNFPPTYKYEMNSDKYYGEDPKGGRRTPAWCDRILSYGRGMRLLQYRRTEHKFSDHRPVTATYMAEVEVFSARRLQRALTFTDAEIENEEIATDMGIEVGMNNLKLEQGISDWDR, encoded by the exons ATGAAGCCCAACCCCAAGAATCAGCAACAG CTGTTCTGGCCCAGAGTTGTGATGCGCAAATGGCTCAACATCTCCGCCAAAGAGTCCGATTACAGCGCCGATACCGAAGACGAAGACGACTGGGATCCTGACTCCCCAACAAGCCAGCAAG GTTTTGATCAACGGGGAAGAGGATCAAGGTTTAAAGATATCAAAGAGGATGAGtctgaggatgatgatgacctTGATG ATCTTCCTAGAGTACGAAGACGAAAATCAGAGACCTTTAGAACACAGTATATAAATACAAAGGAACTCAG AATATGTGTTGGTACATGGAATGTTGGAGGACAGACTCCACCGGATGACCTGGATATTGATGGTTGGCTAGATATCAATGACCCAGCCGACATCTATGTAATTGG TCTTCAGGAGATCGTGCCACTCAATGCTGGGAATATATTTGGCGCTGAAGATAGCCGGCCAGTTAGTAAGTGGGAAAATGTCATTCGTGAAACGCTGGATAGATTTCGACCTGCCGGAAACAAGGTTAAATCCTTTAGTGATCCtccatcaccctcaaaatttaGGCCATCTGATGATGTCCCTTATACGGAAGAGGAGATATTAGATGAAAGTGATAGTGATATTGGCAATGAAGTGCATCCATTGGATGACGAACCCAAAGATTTTGGTGTCAGCAATGGTACATCAGTCACAAGCGAAACAGTGAATGCTGATGGTCCTGTTTCTAACTTTACTGATAGTACTAAACCGGGGATGCCAATTGGAGAGGATTTACAGAGGCAACATTCTTCTCCAAAGAGATTAGATAGGTTATATTGCCTTCGGCCAGATAATTCTCCATTAGATGAAGACACTTCTGCTGTCCAACATAATGGCAAGTTAACCAAAATGCTTAGTGGGTCTGAAAGAATTGGTTTGAACTGGCCGGAGCGTCCATTGAACTTGCTATCTCAGCACTTATTAGAGCGACGAAATTCCTTTAGACCAACGAAGTCTTTCAAGTCCTCAAAATCTTTCAGGACACACAATTCTTTCAAGTTAGCTGCAAATGACATGGCACCAGAATTAGCTTTGCTTGGAGAGATTGATCTTGAATCTCTCATGAAACGGGAACGAAGATCATCATATGTAAGGATAGTAAGTAAGCAGATGGTTGGGGTTTTCCTAACCGTATGGGTTCGTAGGAGCTTACGAAAACACATTCAGAACTTAAAGGTGTCAACTGTTGGTGTTGGTGTTATGGGATACATTGGTAACAAG GGATCTGTATCTGTGAGTATGTCCATATATCAGACGCTGTTTTGTTTCGTGTGCACTCACCTGACAGCAGGTGAAAGGGAGGTAGATGAATCAAAAAGAAATGCTGATGTGCATGAAATTCATCGGAGAACTCACTTTCATTCGTTTTCTGGTATTGGGCTTCCGAAAAGTATCCATGACCATGA AAGAATAATTTGGTTGGGTGATCTAAATTATCGTATCAACTTGTCATATGAGAAAACACAAGATCTTATCTCCAAAAAGGAGTGGTCCCAGTTGGCTGAGAAGGACCAG CTTGCACGACAATTGAAAAAAGGTCGTGCATTTGATGGATGGTCTGAGGGTGTTCTAAATTTCCCGCCAACGTATAAGTATGAGATGAATTCAGACAAGTATTATGGAGAGGATCCAAAGGGTGGAAGGCGGACTCCAGCATG GTGTGACCGCATTCTTTCATATGGCCGAGGAATGAGGTTACTGCAGTATAGAAGGACTGAACACAAATTTTCTGATCATCGACCAGTGACTGCTACTTATATGGCAGAGGTTGAGGTTTTTTCTGCTAGGAGGCTTCAGCGGGCCCTCACATTCACTGATGCAGAGATTGAAAATGAGGAAATTGCAACAGATATGGGTATTGAAGTTGGAATGAACAACTTAAAATTGGAACAG GGTATATCTGATTGGGATCGTTAA
- the LOC112170180 gene encoding type IV inositol polyphosphate 5-phosphatase 3 isoform X2 encodes MKPNPKNQQQRKWAELCCLDWSCIQLFWPRVVMRKWLNISAKESDYSADTEDEDDWDPDSPTSQQGFDQRGRGSRFKDIKEDESEDDDDLDDLPRVRRRKSETFRTQYINTKELRICVGTWNVGGQTPPDDLDIDGWLDINDPADIYVIGLQEIVPLNAGNIFGAEDSRPVSKWENVIRETLDRFRPAGNKVKSFSDPPSPSKFRPSDDVPYTEEEILDESDSDIGNEVHPLDDEPKDFGVSNGTSVTSETVNADGPVSNFTDSTKPGMPIGEDLQRQHSSPKRLDRLYCLRPDNSPLDEDTSAVQHNGKLTKMLSGSERIGLNWPERPLNLLSQHLLERRNSFRPTKSFKSSKSFRTHNSFKLAANDMAPELALLGEIDLESLMKRERRSSYVRIVSKQMVGVFLTVWVRRSLRKHIQNLKVSTVGVGVMGYIGNKGSVSVSMSIYQTLFCFVCTHLTAGEREVDESKRNADVHEIHRRTHFHSFSGIGLPKSIHDHERIIWLGDLNYRINLSYEKTQDLISKKEWSQLAEKDQLARQLKKGRAFDGWSEGVLNFPPTYKYEMNSDKYYGEDPKGGRRTPAWCDRILSYGRGMRLLQYRRTEHKFSDHRPVTATYMAEVEVFSARRLQRALTFTDAEIENEEIATDMGIEVGMNNLKLEQGISDWDR; translated from the exons ATGAAGCCCAACCCCAAGAATCAGCAACAG AGGAAATGGGCTGAACTGTGTTGTTTGGATTGGTCGTGCATACAGCTGTTCTGGCCCAGAGTTGTGATGCGCAAATGGCTCAACATCTCCGCCAAAGAGTCCGATTACAGCGCCGATACCGAAGACGAAGACGACTGGGATCCTGACTCCCCAACAAGCCAGCAAG GTTTTGATCAACGGGGAAGAGGATCAAGGTTTAAAGATATCAAAGAGGATGAGtctgaggatgatgatgacctTGATG ATCTTCCTAGAGTACGAAGACGAAAATCAGAGACCTTTAGAACACAGTATATAAATACAAAGGAACTCAG AATATGTGTTGGTACATGGAATGTTGGAGGACAGACTCCACCGGATGACCTGGATATTGATGGTTGGCTAGATATCAATGACCCAGCCGACATCTATGTAATTGG TCTTCAGGAGATCGTGCCACTCAATGCTGGGAATATATTTGGCGCTGAAGATAGCCGGCCAGTTAGTAAGTGGGAAAATGTCATTCGTGAAACGCTGGATAGATTTCGACCTGCCGGAAACAAGGTTAAATCCTTTAGTGATCCtccatcaccctcaaaatttaGGCCATCTGATGATGTCCCTTATACGGAAGAGGAGATATTAGATGAAAGTGATAGTGATATTGGCAATGAAGTGCATCCATTGGATGACGAACCCAAAGATTTTGGTGTCAGCAATGGTACATCAGTCACAAGCGAAACAGTGAATGCTGATGGTCCTGTTTCTAACTTTACTGATAGTACTAAACCGGGGATGCCAATTGGAGAGGATTTACAGAGGCAACATTCTTCTCCAAAGAGATTAGATAGGTTATATTGCCTTCGGCCAGATAATTCTCCATTAGATGAAGACACTTCTGCTGTCCAACATAATGGCAAGTTAACCAAAATGCTTAGTGGGTCTGAAAGAATTGGTTTGAACTGGCCGGAGCGTCCATTGAACTTGCTATCTCAGCACTTATTAGAGCGACGAAATTCCTTTAGACCAACGAAGTCTTTCAAGTCCTCAAAATCTTTCAGGACACACAATTCTTTCAAGTTAGCTGCAAATGACATGGCACCAGAATTAGCTTTGCTTGGAGAGATTGATCTTGAATCTCTCATGAAACGGGAACGAAGATCATCATATGTAAGGATAGTAAGTAAGCAGATGGTTGGGGTTTTCCTAACCGTATGGGTTCGTAGGAGCTTACGAAAACACATTCAGAACTTAAAGGTGTCAACTGTTGGTGTTGGTGTTATGGGATACATTGGTAACAAG GGATCTGTATCTGTGAGTATGTCCATATATCAGACGCTGTTTTGTTTCGTGTGCACTCACCTGACAGCAGGTGAAAGGGAGGTAGATGAATCAAAAAGAAATGCTGATGTGCATGAAATTCATCGGAGAACTCACTTTCATTCGTTTTCTGGTATTGGGCTTCCGAAAAGTATCCATGACCATGA AAGAATAATTTGGTTGGGTGATCTAAATTATCGTATCAACTTGTCATATGAGAAAACACAAGATCTTATCTCCAAAAAGGAGTGGTCCCAGTTGGCTGAGAAGGACCAG CTTGCACGACAATTGAAAAAAGGTCGTGCATTTGATGGATGGTCTGAGGGTGTTCTAAATTTCCCGCCAACGTATAAGTATGAGATGAATTCAGACAAGTATTATGGAGAGGATCCAAAGGGTGGAAGGCGGACTCCAGCATG GTGTGACCGCATTCTTTCATATGGCCGAGGAATGAGGTTACTGCAGTATAGAAGGACTGAACACAAATTTTCTGATCATCGACCAGTGACTGCTACTTATATGGCAGAGGTTGAGGTTTTTTCTGCTAGGAGGCTTCAGCGGGCCCTCACATTCACTGATGCAGAGATTGAAAATGAGGAAATTGCAACAGATATGGGTATTGAAGTTGGAATGAACAACTTAAAATTGGAACAG GGTATATCTGATTGGGATCGTTAA
- the LOC112170180 gene encoding type IV inositol polyphosphate 5-phosphatase 3 isoform X5, which yields MRKWLNISAKESDYSADTEDEDDWDPDSPTSQQGFDQRGRGSRFKDIKEDESEDDDDLDDLPRVRRRKSETFRTQYINTKELRICVGTWNVGGQTPPDDLDIDGWLDINDPADIYVIGLQEIVPLNAGNIFGAEDSRPVSKWENVIRETLDRFRPAGNKVKSFSDPPSPSKFRPSDDVPYTEEEILDESDSDIGNEVHPLDDEPKDFGVSNGTSVTSETVNADGPVSNFTDSTKPGMPIGEDLQRQHSSPKRLDRLYCLRPDNSPLDEDTSAVQHNGKLTKMLSGSERIGLNWPERPLNLLSQHLLERRNSFRPTKSFKSSKSFRTHNSFKLAANDMAPELALLGEIDLESLMKRERRSSYVRIVSKQMVGVFLTVWVRRSLRKHIQNLKVSTVGVGVMGYIGNKGSVSVSMSIYQTLFCFVCTHLTAGEREVDESKRNADVHEIHRRTHFHSFSGIGLPKSIHDHERIIWLGDLNYRINLSYEKTQDLISKKEWSQLAEKDQLARQLKKGRAFDGWSEGVLNFPPTYKYEMNSDKYYGEDPKGGRRTPAWCDRILSYGRGMRLLQYRRTEHKFSDHRPVTATYMAEVEVFSARRLQRALTFTDAEIENEEIATDMGIEVGMNNLKLEQGISDWDR from the exons ATGCGCAAATGGCTCAACATCTCCGCCAAAGAGTCCGATTACAGCGCCGATACCGAAGACGAAGACGACTGGGATCCTGACTCCCCAACAAGCCAGCAAG GTTTTGATCAACGGGGAAGAGGATCAAGGTTTAAAGATATCAAAGAGGATGAGtctgaggatgatgatgacctTGATG ATCTTCCTAGAGTACGAAGACGAAAATCAGAGACCTTTAGAACACAGTATATAAATACAAAGGAACTCAG AATATGTGTTGGTACATGGAATGTTGGAGGACAGACTCCACCGGATGACCTGGATATTGATGGTTGGCTAGATATCAATGACCCAGCCGACATCTATGTAATTGG TCTTCAGGAGATCGTGCCACTCAATGCTGGGAATATATTTGGCGCTGAAGATAGCCGGCCAGTTAGTAAGTGGGAAAATGTCATTCGTGAAACGCTGGATAGATTTCGACCTGCCGGAAACAAGGTTAAATCCTTTAGTGATCCtccatcaccctcaaaatttaGGCCATCTGATGATGTCCCTTATACGGAAGAGGAGATATTAGATGAAAGTGATAGTGATATTGGCAATGAAGTGCATCCATTGGATGACGAACCCAAAGATTTTGGTGTCAGCAATGGTACATCAGTCACAAGCGAAACAGTGAATGCTGATGGTCCTGTTTCTAACTTTACTGATAGTACTAAACCGGGGATGCCAATTGGAGAGGATTTACAGAGGCAACATTCTTCTCCAAAGAGATTAGATAGGTTATATTGCCTTCGGCCAGATAATTCTCCATTAGATGAAGACACTTCTGCTGTCCAACATAATGGCAAGTTAACCAAAATGCTTAGTGGGTCTGAAAGAATTGGTTTGAACTGGCCGGAGCGTCCATTGAACTTGCTATCTCAGCACTTATTAGAGCGACGAAATTCCTTTAGACCAACGAAGTCTTTCAAGTCCTCAAAATCTTTCAGGACACACAATTCTTTCAAGTTAGCTGCAAATGACATGGCACCAGAATTAGCTTTGCTTGGAGAGATTGATCTTGAATCTCTCATGAAACGGGAACGAAGATCATCATATGTAAGGATAGTAAGTAAGCAGATGGTTGGGGTTTTCCTAACCGTATGGGTTCGTAGGAGCTTACGAAAACACATTCAGAACTTAAAGGTGTCAACTGTTGGTGTTGGTGTTATGGGATACATTGGTAACAAG GGATCTGTATCTGTGAGTATGTCCATATATCAGACGCTGTTTTGTTTCGTGTGCACTCACCTGACAGCAGGTGAAAGGGAGGTAGATGAATCAAAAAGAAATGCTGATGTGCATGAAATTCATCGGAGAACTCACTTTCATTCGTTTTCTGGTATTGGGCTTCCGAAAAGTATCCATGACCATGA AAGAATAATTTGGTTGGGTGATCTAAATTATCGTATCAACTTGTCATATGAGAAAACACAAGATCTTATCTCCAAAAAGGAGTGGTCCCAGTTGGCTGAGAAGGACCAG CTTGCACGACAATTGAAAAAAGGTCGTGCATTTGATGGATGGTCTGAGGGTGTTCTAAATTTCCCGCCAACGTATAAGTATGAGATGAATTCAGACAAGTATTATGGAGAGGATCCAAAGGGTGGAAGGCGGACTCCAGCATG GTGTGACCGCATTCTTTCATATGGCCGAGGAATGAGGTTACTGCAGTATAGAAGGACTGAACACAAATTTTCTGATCATCGACCAGTGACTGCTACTTATATGGCAGAGGTTGAGGTTTTTTCTGCTAGGAGGCTTCAGCGGGCCCTCACATTCACTGATGCAGAGATTGAAAATGAGGAAATTGCAACAGATATGGGTATTGAAGTTGGAATGAACAACTTAAAATTGGAACAG GGTATATCTGATTGGGATCGTTAA